A region from the uncultured Ilyobacter sp. genome encodes:
- a CDS encoding ROK family protein, protein MYLAGVDLGGTNTKIGVLDENGEIIKSTSIKTLSSNGPWQTLERIWAAIKKMLQEKNIDEDDLQGIGLGIPGPVVDNSVVSSFANFPWDDNIDIADMMEKITGKKTKVDNDVNVIALGEAVYGAAKGYKISVTVALGTGIGGGIYIDGKVLSGATGSGGEVGHMKLVRDGKLCGCGQKGCFEAYASATGLVREAISRLYINKNNLLYKSIGGKVENLEAKHIFDAALEGDSFSMDLVDYEAEHLAMGLGNIISIINPEIVVLGGGVAMAGDFLLDKVREKLPKYAYSEAVKNIIIKTGKLGNDAGIKGAAALFLEK, encoded by the coding sequence ATGTATTTGGCAGGAGTAGATCTAGGAGGAACAAATACAAAAATAGGTGTGCTGGATGAAAATGGAGAAATCATAAAATCAACCTCTATAAAAACCCTTTCATCAAATGGTCCCTGGCAAACCCTAGAAAGAATATGGGCTGCTATAAAAAAAATGCTTCAAGAAAAAAATATAGATGAAGACGATCTTCAAGGAATAGGTCTTGGAATACCAGGACCTGTTGTAGACAACAGCGTAGTGTCGTCCTTTGCCAATTTCCCCTGGGACGATAATATTGATATAGCTGACATGATGGAAAAAATAACAGGGAAAAAGACAAAGGTGGATAATGATGTCAATGTCATAGCTTTGGGAGAGGCTGTATACGGTGCGGCTAAAGGATATAAAATAAGTGTAACAGTGGCTTTAGGGACAGGTATAGGGGGAGGAATCTACATCGACGGCAAGGTTCTTTCTGGTGCTACTGGTTCTGGTGGAGAAGTGGGTCATATGAAGCTAGTAAGAGATGGAAAACTTTGCGGCTGCGGTCAAAAAGGGTGTTTTGAAGCTTATGCCTCTGCAACAGGACTTGTGAGAGAGGCTATTTCCAGACTGTATATAAATAAAAATAACCTTCTTTATAAGAGTATAGGGGGAAAAGTAGAGAATCTAGAGGCAAAGCATATTTTTGATGCTGCCCTAGAGGGAGACAGCTTTTCCATGGATCTTGTGGATTATGAGGCTGAGCATCTGGCCATGGGCTTAGGTAACATAATAAGTATAATAAATCCAGAGATAGTTGTTCTAGGTGGAGGAGTGGCTATGGCAGGAGATTTTCTTTTGGACAAGGTGAGAGAGAAATTACCGAAATATGCTTATTCTGAAGCTGTCAAGAATATCATAATAAAAACCGGAAAACTTGGAAATGATGCAGGTATAAAAGGGGCAGCGGCTTTGTTTCTGGAAAAATAA
- a CDS encoding carboxypeptidase M32 — MKKSIERFNEIIREKKLIDVAISALHWDLETQAPKKGQELLSDVVGYLSSKSYKVVTSDEMVFLVEKLKNKKEELTEIEDKTLEEVGREIDKLMKIPVFEYREYNELTAKGQGIWAEAREKNDFSLFSESLEKIVEFQRRFIKYRGYEGHPYNTILDDYEPGMTVEKLDEFFGYLRKELVPFIKKIKEKGKSVDGTFLKKDFPEDKQMEFSKFIAEYIGFDFERGIISESAHPFTLNYDKNDVRITTRYIRNMLSSSVFGTIHEGGHAIYEQGIGNDIAGGILGEGTSMGIHESQSRFYENILGRSKTFWKPIYRELQDKFEALKDVDIDGFYRGINKSEASLIRVEADELTYSLHIMVRYEIEKALIGGDIEVRELPRVWNEKMKEYLGIEPSNDREGVLQDVHWSAGLMGYFPSYALGNVYASQIHASMKKDMDVDAALENKELYKIKEWLNQKIHRFGKLKKPEELIMDITGEGLNAKYFVDYLKEKYGNIYGV; from the coding sequence ATGAAAAAAAGCATCGAAAGATTTAACGAAATAATAAGAGAGAAAAAACTAATAGATGTGGCAATATCTGCACTCCACTGGGACTTAGAAACCCAGGCACCCAAGAAGGGACAGGAGCTACTTTCAGATGTAGTGGGGTATCTGAGCTCAAAAAGCTATAAAGTGGTGACTTCTGACGAGATGGTTTTTCTTGTAGAAAAACTTAAGAATAAAAAGGAAGAGCTCACAGAGATAGAGGATAAAACCCTAGAAGAGGTGGGGAGGGAGATAGATAAACTCATGAAAATACCTGTATTTGAGTACAGGGAATATAATGAACTTACTGCAAAAGGTCAGGGGATATGGGCAGAAGCCAGGGAGAAAAATGATTTTAGTTTATTCTCAGAGTCTCTTGAGAAGATAGTGGAGTTTCAAAGGAGGTTTATAAAGTATAGGGGATATGAGGGACATCCTTATAACACTATTTTAGATGACTACGAACCTGGAATGACAGTGGAAAAACTGGACGAGTTTTTTGGATATCTGAGAAAAGAGCTGGTTCCTTTTATAAAAAAAATAAAAGAAAAGGGAAAATCTGTAGACGGAACTTTCTTGAAAAAGGATTTTCCAGAAGATAAACAGATGGAATTTTCTAAATTTATAGCTGAGTATATAGGCTTTGATTTTGAAAGAGGTATAATTTCAGAAAGTGCCCACCCCTTTACACTGAATTATGACAAAAATGATGTGAGGATAACTACCAGATACATCAGGAATATGCTTAGCTCATCGGTATTTGGGACGATACACGAAGGTGGGCATGCCATATATGAGCAGGGTATAGGAAATGATATAGCCGGAGGAATACTAGGTGAGGGGACTTCTATGGGAATACATGAATCTCAGTCTAGATTCTATGAAAATATTTTAGGAAGAAGCAAAACCTTCTGGAAACCTATTTATAGGGAGCTGCAAGATAAATTTGAAGCCTTGAAAGATGTAGATATAGATGGATTTTATAGAGGGATAAATAAGAGTGAAGCCAGTCTCATCAGAGTAGAGGCAGATGAACTCACATACTCTCTTCATATAATGGTAAGGTATGAAATAGAGAAGGCACTCATAGGAGGAGATATAGAGGTCAGAGAGCTTCCTAGAGTATGGAATGAAAAGATGAAAGAGTATCTCGGTATAGAACCATCTAACGATAGGGAGGGAGTTTTACAGGATGTGCACTGGTCTGCAGGACTAATGGGATATTTCCCGTCTTATGCCCTAGGGAATGTCTATGCCTCGCAAATACATGCTTCTATGAAAAAAGATATGGATGTCGATGCGGCTCTTGAAAATAAAGAACTTTACAAAATCAAAGAGTGGCTAAATCAAAAGATACACAGATTCGGAAAGCTTAAAAAGCCTGAAGAATTAATAATGGATATAACAGGTGAAGGACTCAACGCAAAATACTTTGTGGACTATCTAAAAGAAAAATACGGAAACATATACGGAGTATAG
- the trpS gene encoding tryptophan--tRNA ligase → MRRSLSGIQPSGVLHLGNYFGAIKQFIENQDKYEGFYFIADYHSLTSSPDPKSLRENSYNIVLDYLALGLDPEKATIFLQSDMPEHAELAWILSNVTPMGLLERAHSFKDKTAKGIAANAGLFTYPVLMAADILMYDPDIVPVGKDQKQHLEMTRDIAMKFNLQYEKEIFKLPEPGILESLAVVPGTDGQKMSKSYGNTIEMFASKKNLKKQIMSVVTDSTPLEDPKDPDNNITILYKLFASEEKVEEMRQKFMAGGYGYGHAKNELLEAVLEYFKEAREKREELAKNPEYVEAVLRKGAEKARKIAHKKITLVKETVGLLGNMYKK, encoded by the coding sequence ATGAGAAGAAGCTTATCCGGTATACAGCCTAGTGGAGTACTTCATTTAGGAAACTATTTTGGAGCAATAAAGCAATTTATAGAAAATCAAGATAAATACGAGGGTTTTTATTTCATAGCCGACTACCACTCTCTTACCTCTTCTCCCGACCCGAAATCCCTGAGAGAGAACTCTTACAACATTGTTTTAGACTACCTAGCACTTGGACTCGACCCTGAAAAGGCGACTATTTTTCTTCAGTCAGATATGCCTGAGCATGCAGAATTGGCCTGGATTTTGTCAAATGTAACTCCAATGGGACTTTTAGAAAGGGCTCATTCATTCAAAGATAAAACTGCAAAGGGAATAGCCGCCAATGCCGGACTTTTTACCTATCCTGTCTTAATGGCTGCCGATATACTTATGTATGACCCTGATATCGTTCCTGTAGGAAAAGATCAAAAACAGCATCTTGAAATGACCAGAGATATAGCTATGAAGTTTAACCTTCAGTATGAAAAAGAGATATTCAAGCTTCCTGAACCTGGAATACTAGAGTCCCTGGCAGTGGTACCTGGTACAGACGGTCAGAAGATGAGTAAATCCTATGGAAATACCATAGAGATGTTTGCCTCAAAGAAAAATCTAAAAAAACAGATAATGAGTGTTGTCACAGATTCAACTCCATTAGAAGATCCAAAAGATCCCGACAACAATATAACTATACTTTACAAATTATTTGCTTCAGAGGAAAAAGTAGAAGAAATGAGACAGAAGTTTATGGCAGGAGGTTACGGATACGGACACGCCAAAAATGAACTTTTAGAGGCTGTTCTAGAATACTTCAAGGAAGCCAGAGAAAAAAGAGAAGAACTTGCAAAAAATCCCGAGTATGTAGAGGCTGTCCTTAGAAAAGGAGCTGAAAAAGCCAGAAAAATAGCCCATAAAAAGATAACTCTTGTTAAAGAAACTGTTGGACTTTTAGGAAATATGTATAAAAAATAA
- a CDS encoding radical SAM protein, with amino-acid sequence MTIDIRDHLLSVEKPAQYLGNEINSVHKKEFDAHMCLFFPDIYEVGMSNVGIRILYDIMNKVNGFYLERGFSPMGDMEEVMRKEKIPMFSLESKTPLSEFDLIGFSFSYEVSYTNALNALDLAGIPFHREERTEKHPLIMAGGTCMMNPAPMEKFVDFMVIGDGEDTMVEIAKIFAGNPDKSKKEKLQMLDGLEGVYIPEIHKGKKNIKRAIVRDLNKTEFYDKQIVPYMLIVHDRAAVEIQRGCTRGCRFCQAGMVYRPVRERTLENNMKLIEKTLEATGYSEVSLSSLSSSDYSKIGDLLGNIQEKYGENNVGIGLPSLRMNPYSVKVAEQITSGKKTGFTFAPEAGSQRLRDVINKGVTEKRY; translated from the coding sequence ATGACAATAGATATAAGAGATCACCTTTTATCAGTTGAAAAACCGGCCCAGTATCTGGGAAATGAGATTAACAGCGTCCATAAGAAAGAGTTTGACGCTCATATGTGTCTGTTTTTTCCTGATATATATGAAGTAGGTATGTCCAATGTGGGAATAAGAATCCTCTATGACATAATGAACAAGGTAAATGGATTTTATCTTGAGAGAGGGTTCTCTCCTATGGGTGATATGGAAGAGGTCATGAGGAAAGAAAAAATACCTATGTTTTCACTTGAAAGCAAAACTCCTTTATCTGAATTTGACCTTATAGGATTCTCATTTTCATATGAAGTAAGTTATACAAATGCCTTGAATGCCCTTGATCTAGCAGGAATTCCTTTTCACAGAGAGGAAAGAACAGAAAAACACCCTCTTATAATGGCAGGGGGGACATGTATGATGAACCCTGCTCCCATGGAAAAATTTGTTGACTTTATGGTAATCGGAGACGGTGAAGATACTATGGTGGAAATTGCAAAAATTTTCGCAGGTAATCCAGATAAAAGTAAAAAAGAGAAACTTCAGATGTTAGATGGACTAGAGGGAGTTTATATTCCTGAAATTCATAAGGGAAAGAAAAATATAAAAAGAGCAATTGTACGTGACCTAAATAAGACAGAGTTTTATGATAAACAGATCGTGCCCTATATGCTTATAGTCCACGACAGAGCAGCTGTGGAGATACAGCGTGGATGTACGAGAGGGTGCAGATTCTGTCAGGCTGGAATGGTATACAGACCGGTGAGAGAGAGGACTCTGGAAAACAATATGAAGCTGATAGAAAAAACTCTAGAAGCCACAGGATATTCTGAAGTTTCTCTATCTTCTTTGAGCAGTAGCGATTACTCTAAGATCGGTGATCTTCTGGGAAATATACAGGAAAAATACGGTGAAAATAATGTTGGGATAGGTCTTCCCTCTCTCAGAATGAATCCCTATTCTGTAAAAGTAGCTGAGCAGATCACAAGCGGAAAAAAGACTGGATTTACCTTTGCTCCTGAAGCTGGTTCTCAGAGACTGAGAGATGTTATAAATAAAGGTGTTACAGAAAAGAGATATTAG
- a CDS encoding phosphohydrolase, with protein MFYRMRQVLTYIFAKYEEKNNTLVKKVLSKEEYAVFSEMKEYDKIHSVNLLKEAIEDKLLKNDKNYLKLALLHDCGKEDAGLISRIKQVSIGDKVMEKHPERSYKRLLKINPLVADLARSHHMTETSVKMERFQEIDDRN; from the coding sequence ATGTTTTATAGAATGAGGCAGGTGCTCACCTATATATTTGCAAAATATGAAGAGAAAAATAATACTCTTGTAAAAAAAGTACTTTCAAAAGAGGAGTATGCAGTCTTTTCAGAGATGAAGGAGTATGACAAGATTCACTCTGTGAACCTTCTAAAGGAAGCTATAGAGGATAAGCTACTTAAAAATGACAAAAATTACCTGAAGCTCGCCCTTCTCCACGACTGCGGGAAAGAAGATGCAGGACTCATCTCTAGGATAAAGCAGGTGAGTATAGGGGATAAGGTAATGGAAAAACACCCTGAAAGATCCTATAAAAGACTTTTAAAGATAAATCCCCTTGTGGCAGACCTTGCAAGATCTCACCATATGACAGAAACCAGCGTAAAAATGGAAAGATTTCAAGAGATAGATGACAGAAACTAA
- a CDS encoding pseudouridylate synthase, whose translation MENKLMNLRKLEKSKKIGYLFYISYRGGSFDAFDEVKNKKSVKGRFREIMNSLGFTWAKGIQQAGRTDAKVSAGENILYVSSGYAGDMDEITARFNKISKKEMKIKKVQKTLSDLVIPELVEAREYCYRYPPAKIKNSDEEIQRLCREFSGTYDVSEFTDFKGQKLKEKIRSVEISFKEQGLWFHGSSFMPKQVRIMSGYILTGEKTPLPGKYLNLEKIYLNKELEDLFIEKVSEIQESNLLYAEKMGDLYIFYVNSSKKGEFIGTKGKNIKNLRKKYGDIVVREIADVL comes from the coding sequence ATGGAGAATAAATTGATGAATCTCAGAAAACTGGAAAAGAGTAAAAAAATTGGATATCTTTTTTATATCTCTTATAGGGGCGGATCCTTTGACGCCTTTGATGAAGTAAAAAACAAAAAAAGCGTAAAGGGAAGATTCCGAGAGATAATGAACTCTCTAGGTTTTACCTGGGCAAAGGGTATACAGCAAGCAGGGAGAACAGATGCTAAGGTAAGTGCGGGAGAGAATATCCTATATGTGAGCAGCGGGTATGCAGGTGACATGGATGAAATCACGGCAAGATTCAATAAAATATCCAAAAAAGAGATGAAAATAAAAAAGGTGCAGAAGACTCTATCTGACCTTGTGATACCAGAACTGGTGGAAGCCAGGGAATACTGTTACAGATATCCCCCTGCAAAGATAAAAAACAGTGATGAGGAGATACAAAGACTCTGCAGGGAGTTCAGTGGAACATATGATGTCAGTGAGTTTACGGATTTCAAGGGACAAAAGCTAAAAGAAAAGATTAGAAGTGTAGAAATTTCATTTAAAGAGCAGGGCCTGTGGTTTCACGGAAGTTCATTCATGCCAAAACAGGTGAGAATAATGTCCGGCTATATACTGACCGGGGAAAAGACACCTCTTCCTGGGAAATACCTGAATCTTGAAAAAATCTATCTCAACAAGGAGCTTGAGGATCTATTTATAGAGAAAGTTTCTGAAATACAAGAGTCAAACCTTCTCTATGCAGAAAAAATGGGGGATCTCTATATTTTTTATGTAAACTCCTCTAAAAAAGGCGAGTTCATAGGGACCAAGGGGAAAAATATAAAAAATCTCCGTAAAAAATATGGGGACATAGTGGTGAGGGAGATAGCAGATGTTTTATAG
- a CDS encoding thymidine kinase: MNEVHFLLTEGMGWIEVITGGMFSGKSEELIRRLIRSKYANQKVVAFKHSIDKRYDETNVVSHSSIFIEGVPASSVEEMENIFYEKYSDAEVIGIDEVQFFGEPVVEFCEKLSDMGKRVIVAGLDQDFRGEPFEPIDSLLAKAEYVDKLSAICAVCGNPASRTQRLVNGEPAYYNDPVVLVGASESYEARCRKCHVVKREENKEGKLYFIVGTDTDIGKTYAGLKLVKEEMDKGVKVTAIKPVETGSETFPENLEGSDSYAYARLLGKNVEDVNIFFYKKPMSPDAAAEADETSVDIKAIKEKIDRELLENDVVFVEGAGGLLVPLIENYMFLDLLVDYRKKSEVILISGNVLGTINHTLLTIDVLKRNDIKIKGVVFNNKENIKDKKFLKNNVETVKKIGKVEILAENGYGE, translated from the coding sequence GTGAATGAGGTGCACTTTTTACTCACAGAGGGAATGGGATGGATAGAGGTAATAACAGGAGGTATGTTTTCTGGAAAAAGTGAGGAGCTCATAAGAAGGCTCATACGTTCTAAATACGCCAATCAAAAGGTTGTGGCATTTAAACATTCTATAGATAAGAGGTATGATGAAACCAATGTGGTGTCTCACAGCAGCATATTTATAGAGGGAGTGCCGGCTTCATCGGTGGAAGAGATGGAAAATATATTCTATGAAAAATACAGCGATGCCGAGGTAATCGGGATAGATGAAGTTCAGTTTTTCGGAGAGCCTGTGGTGGAGTTTTGTGAGAAGCTTTCAGACATGGGAAAAAGAGTAATAGTTGCAGGACTAGACCAGGATTTCAGAGGAGAGCCATTTGAACCTATAGACTCTCTCCTTGCAAAAGCAGAATATGTAGACAAACTCAGTGCTATCTGTGCAGTGTGTGGAAACCCGGCTTCTAGAACCCAGAGGCTTGTAAACGGTGAGCCGGCCTATTACAATGATCCTGTGGTTTTGGTAGGGGCAAGTGAATCTTATGAGGCAAGGTGCAGAAAATGTCATGTGGTAAAGAGAGAAGAGAACAAAGAGGGAAAGCTCTACTTTATAGTGGGGACAGATACCGATATAGGAAAAACCTATGCAGGGCTAAAACTCGTAAAAGAAGAGATGGACAAAGGAGTTAAGGTAACAGCTATAAAACCTGTGGAAACAGGAAGTGAAACCTTTCCTGAGAATCTGGAAGGATCGGATTCTTATGCTTATGCAAGGCTACTGGGAAAAAACGTAGAGGATGTAAATATTTTCTTCTATAAAAAGCCTATGTCTCCTGATGCCGCTGCAGAAGCAGACGAAACATCAGTGGATATAAAGGCTATAAAGGAGAAGATAGACAGAGAACTCCTTGAAAATGATGTGGTATTTGTAGAGGGAGCCGGTGGACTTCTGGTGCCTCTCATAGAGAACTACATGTTTCTAGACCTTCTTGTGGATTATAGAAAAAAATCAGAAGTTATATTGATCTCAGGAAATGTCCTTGGAACAATAAATCATACTCTGCTGACTATAGATGTACTGAAAAGAAATGACATAAAGATAAAAGGTGTAGTATTTAATAATAAAGAAAATATAAAAGATAAGAAATTTTTGAAAAATAATGTGGAGACGGTGAAGAAGATCGGAAAGGTGGAGATCTTGGCTGAAAACGGATATGGAGAATAA
- a CDS encoding YkoF family thiamine/hydroxymethylpyrimidine-binding protein yields MDLKCGISDVVGARIGIYPMQDNFVDVILGAIKETDSTGLAVMTDDLGTTIQGKRERVFAYVKEVFLRASASGGHVVANVLFSVGCPGDVPEDFDFDAKPKYAELPMEDVPVACAWSLYPIGSDQYFPVIVEEVEKAMALSNVEVESYHYCTRLDGTAKAIFNLLETSFEGVSKRIPHTIIHATFSKGSPSKAKEKIEI; encoded by the coding sequence TTGGACTTAAAATGTGGAATAAGTGATGTTGTTGGTGCTAGAATAGGGATCTATCCTATGCAGGATAATTTTGTAGATGTGATCTTGGGGGCGATAAAAGAGACAGACTCTACAGGACTCGCTGTTATGACAGATGATCTAGGCACGACAATACAAGGGAAGAGAGAGCGTGTCTTTGCTTATGTAAAAGAAGTTTTTTTACGAGCATCTGCTTCTGGTGGGCATGTGGTTGCCAACGTACTGTTTTCAGTGGGATGTCCAGGAGATGTCCCGGAAGATTTTGATTTTGATGCAAAGCCTAAATATGCTGAGCTTCCTATGGAAGATGTGCCTGTGGCCTGTGCCTGGTCACTGTATCCCATTGGAAGTGACCAATATTTCCCGGTGATTGTAGAGGAGGTTGAAAAAGCCATGGCTCTCTCTAATGTGGAGGTGGAAAGTTATCATTATTGTACAAGACTTGACGGGACTGCAAAAGCTATCTTCAACTTACTTGAGACCTCTTTTGAAGGTGTATCTAAAAGGATTCCACATACCATTATTCATGCAACATTTTCAAAGGGAAGCCCATCAAAAGCAAAAGAGAAAATTGAGATATAG
- a CDS encoding ECF transporter S component, translating into MIKKFGWTLKDIIVLCVLGVAFGAMYLGGITIWAFANAAFGPIGLDIVYGIWFTASITGAYIIRKPGIALGTELMAALGEVILGTPSGIMVFVGAAIQGLGCEAVFAATGWKKYSTPVLVLAGMGASVTSFIYNYFAYGYSKFALGMLAAMLAVRLVSGAVLSGLLGKWIGDGLAATGALSSFPLGRKRAEKRVNA; encoded by the coding sequence ATGATTAAAAAATTTGGTTGGACTTTAAAAGATATTATAGTTTTGTGTGTATTGGGTGTTGCCTTTGGAGCGATGTACCTAGGTGGAATCACTATCTGGGCATTTGCCAATGCAGCATTTGGACCTATCGGACTTGATATAGTATATGGGATTTGGTTCACGGCATCTATTACAGGGGCCTATATTATTCGTAAGCCTGGGATCGCTCTTGGTACAGAGTTGATGGCGGCTCTAGGAGAGGTTATACTTGGGACGCCTTCCGGTATCATGGTATTTGTCGGTGCTGCCATTCAAGGTCTTGGCTGTGAAGCAGTTTTTGCTGCCACTGGATGGAAAAAATACTCAACACCTGTTTTGGTCTTAGCAGGTATGGGTGCTAGTGTAACAAGTTTTATTTATAACTATTTTGCCTATGGATATTCAAAATTTGCATTGGGGATGCTGGCCGCTATGTTAGCCGTACGTTTAGTATCAGGTGCTGTTCTTTCTGGTCTGCTTGGTAAATGGATCGGTGATGGTCTTGCGGCTACAGGTGCATTGTCCTCATTTCCGTTAGGGCGTAAAAGAGCAGAAAAGAGAGTAAATGCCTAA
- a CDS encoding ABC transporter ATP-binding protein — protein MAIVDVRNLSVEINGKTVLQDVNIKFHTQERILILGESGSGKSTLLLSLMGIIQRFDNADVTGDILIDGISVRDMKLYDTARIFGMVFQNPESQFCSLYPRDEVAFGLENQCIDPKNMPSIINKSMKDFDFPKEKENQLINTLSGGEQQRLALSSIAAIDSKMLLLDEPTANLDPKGRRQVVKSAKKAGLNGKGLMVVEHNLENWLPFLERLIVIDRDGGILCDGNIREVFYKHGELLREKGIWCPHNLRIYRELKKRGHSFSGIPCNIEELKKEKVPQTLLKEVIENNYKIPDKANIVGNKPILKLEKLSAGYAKNKPILKEIDLTVKEGDFFALVGGNGSGKSTLSKVILKLVDVFSGSLYISGKELSLYKERELYDLIGYVFQNPEHQFLEDTVWSEVAYSIDQLTMDENSRNEEVNSLLKDFHLEKYATNNPFSLSGGQKRRLSVATMLVGERKILILDEPTFGQDEKNTIMLMKKLTELNQQGMTIFMITHDLDLVDSHANRTAVMSDGEILYSGDTQELWNEHEIIRKSGLHLPYRLKLMNEVNF, from the coding sequence ATGGCAATTGTAGATGTTCGCAACCTGTCTGTTGAGATCAATGGGAAAACTGTTCTCCAAGATGTAAATATAAAATTTCATACTCAGGAGCGAATCCTTATCTTAGGTGAAAGCGGCAGTGGCAAATCCACTTTGCTTTTATCCCTTATGGGGATTATTCAGAGGTTTGACAATGCAGATGTGACTGGAGATATTTTAATAGATGGTATATCAGTTAGGGATATGAAGTTATACGATACGGCACGTATTTTCGGAATGGTATTTCAAAATCCAGAAAGTCAGTTTTGCTCCCTCTATCCAAGGGATGAGGTAGCTTTTGGTTTGGAAAACCAATGTATCGATCCCAAGAACATGCCAAGCATAATAAATAAATCTATGAAAGACTTTGACTTTCCAAAAGAGAAGGAGAATCAGCTTATAAATACCCTATCTGGTGGTGAGCAGCAGCGACTGGCACTTTCATCCATTGCGGCTATCGATTCTAAGATGCTTTTGCTAGATGAACCAACGGCAAATTTAGATCCCAAAGGTCGACGGCAGGTGGTAAAGTCTGCCAAGAAGGCAGGACTGAATGGGAAGGGTCTGATGGTGGTGGAGCATAATCTAGAAAATTGGCTTCCATTTTTAGAACGTCTCATTGTTATTGATAGAGATGGTGGGATACTATGTGACGGCAACATTCGAGAGGTGTTCTATAAGCACGGTGAACTGCTTAGGGAGAAGGGGATATGGTGTCCTCATAACCTCAGAATCTACAGAGAATTAAAGAAAAGAGGACACAGTTTTAGTGGGATTCCATGTAATATAGAGGAGCTAAAAAAGGAGAAGGTACCTCAGACATTGTTAAAAGAGGTAATAGAGAACAACTATAAAATTCCTGATAAGGCAAACATTGTTGGAAACAAACCGATACTTAAGCTGGAAAAATTATCTGCTGGATATGCAAAAAATAAGCCGATTTTAAAAGAAATCGATCTAACCGTAAAGGAAGGGGATTTTTTTGCCTTGGTAGGCGGAAATGGGAGCGGTAAATCGACGCTTTCAAAGGTTATCCTAAAGCTTGTGGATGTATTTAGCGGCAGTCTTTATATCTCGGGAAAAGAATTGTCCTTATATAAAGAACGTGAACTCTATGACTTGATCGGCTATGTTTTTCAAAATCCTGAACATCAATTTTTAGAGGACACAGTATGGTCAGAAGTTGCATACAGCATAGATCAGCTTACTATGGATGAAAATAGCAGAAATGAAGAAGTGAACAGCTTATTAAAAGATTTTCATCTGGAGAAGTATGCGACCAATAACCCATTTAGTCTTTCTGGAGGACAGAAAAGACGACTTTCTGTTGCGACCATGCTGGTGGGAGAACGAAAAATATTAATTTTGGATGAACCGACTTTCGGTCAGGATGAAAAAAATACTATAATGCTGATGAAAAAACTCACTGAACTCAATCAACAGGGGATGACTATATTTATGATCACTCACGATTTGGATTTGGTGGATTCCCATGCAAATAGGACCGCTGTCATGTCTGATGGTGAAATTTTATACAGCGGGGATACTCAAGAGCTTTGGAATGAACATGAGATAATCAGAAAGAGTGGACTTCATCTGCCGTATAGATTGAAACTCATGAATGAGGTGAACTTTTGA
- a CDS encoding energy-coupling factor transporter transmembrane component T: protein MYMRHFNPTAKLLANFIIVMASLMVFDPYTMIMLFGVSFFFALVTKSFNRKNLKMIIPLICFAFGMLWMNASLARVEDPEIIASLGPLTFTDKGLVVGLVLFFRILTIGVTSILFTFNTEPDALILSLIKQCRLNPGIAYGVLTALRFLPSMESDLALINAAHRIRSSKQKKWYKKKNPWYRNAIPLLATNIRKAERVAVAMESRGFQTDMKRTYYRTINWYKKDTIFVLGTGIVVTSIILFSAHMGWLIGFKRWQGF from the coding sequence ATGTATATGAGACACTTTAATCCAACTGCAAAACTTCTTGCCAATTTTATTATTGTGATGGCATCTCTCATGGTATTTGACCCCTATACAATGATTATGTTATTTGGGGTGAGTTTTTTCTTTGCCCTTGTCACAAAATCATTTAACCGAAAGAACCTAAAAATGATTATACCCCTTATCTGTTTTGCCTTTGGAATGCTTTGGATGAATGCATCATTAGCGAGAGTTGAAGACCCTGAAATTATTGCAAGCCTCGGGCCTCTGACCTTTACAGATAAGGGTCTTGTTGTGGGGCTGGTTTTGTTTTTCAGGATTTTAACAATTGGAGTCACATCCATTTTGTTTACCTTTAATACTGAGCCAGACGCTTTAATTCTGAGTCTGATTAAACAGTGCAGACTTAATCCTGGAATCGCCTACGGTGTATTGACGGCCTTGCGTTTCTTGCCGTCAATGGAATCTGACCTCGCCTTGATCAATGCAGCCCATAGAATACGTAGTTCCAAGCAGAAAAAGTGGTATAAAAAGAAAAACCCATGGTATCGAAATGCTATCCCACTATTGGCAACCAACATAAGAAAGGCAGAGAGAGTCGCTGTCGCCATGGAGTCTAGAGGTTTTCAAACAGATATGAAACGGACATATTACCGAACTATCAACTGGTATAAAAAAGACACAATATTTGTTTTGGGGACAGGAATAGTAGTTACTTCAATTATTTTATTTTCTGCTCATATGGGTTGGCTGATAGGATTTAAGCGTTGGCAGGGATTTTAA